The following coding sequences lie in one Crassostrea angulata isolate pt1a10 chromosome 10, ASM2561291v2, whole genome shotgun sequence genomic window:
- the LOC128165527 gene encoding uncharacterized protein LOC128165527 isoform X2: protein MLLLLAVSTALVAAAAQTPSQAYESNKEYLYEYETQALTGIPMGSTIYSGMKMKSDVRIQFRSRSSATLKMDKLTFAKINDPIESVDPTQQQVPAEMFQPLTGRDAEQMLTDLSRPINFRYVRGNVRDIHHEADDPEWSVNVKKGLLSMLEMNLEKRKELRKSGAIPQVLRPQSSDEGSMFTVMEPSIVGECETLYRISPWTSTSGNPWMHITKVRNYQHCLDRPKYFASMFHLRQCAECVRERSEPLRSASQIRYTLRGNMRQFQIQSAIAESQHVFTPYSAKGGHVATYLNQTLNLVKEEDVKTSLSEPQSLTKVKSGLQYSSRELELRDSSSILQQSSNSLSTDKSSPESPQHSSSSNHHPSPQPPSPQPKTTSNQAADRIRKLLKMLEVFMKPTIQPEAGPLLMSLLEEIRTADSESLRAVYREMFQTAKTDSKQFKMLMDILPSAGTTPATEVLVDSILNDQLPQSEAVVALGILSLSARPDVLIAKKLLDLTRSSQVIKDRYLKRAAFLCLGSVAGMLREEGWRRSREISRQEEIVKTLISQESRSQTRNELKSKKRELEDLKKREHSINTKIKQEIVKELQMLMRSTVFDDKILSFKTIGNAGLWEMIPTIRTYIQDKSQPQMLRTQAIYSLRKLARHYPDDIQTTLLPLYFDQSEKEEVRIGSYLVMTFTEPSRQLLEMVAQSLHRERNPHVGTFVYTHLEQMSNSTYPCLMSWAKNASFAMRFAKKFSPMYHYSRFMHLSGFNEMHKMGAAAELGLVTTPEEFIPRAGAVNLHTYVFGRSVNFAEIGFNTEGLQTLVSKLVGPLGELTKGKSLVDVLKQRVRRSAESSQPSDPISQIHKQLKVSPRTSPTPKGHMYMKMMGNELQYITLDGTLVDTLLREGKLLSGVSEQDLKTGLNVEVHRSTMPLDAEIMIPSECGLPLRLKLHGTAAIKVTGKVGVTGMPSIFEINRPGKQAKELSFNFELRPSVLFQLRGEMEMDAEYFKMGVALKTMAHMETPLSLTASANLPKAKFYTKFNVEKLSEKIARLEVSPYTYFKEDPSEITKYPLPRETQEISVAKNAKVFPMSMAYGKQTLGLEIKLSGQAVVRDFEMDVPYYPMIGKQEMIVTLSPGTDPQKYVEIQFQLMKRMSQSKQQPTSEESSSSTGLLSWVSSLIGSDQSDQSSPSSSSSSSTSPPKDIRSKDTSLKDLLEHLKESQSVHPDGSVVTRNNSMGLIFNVIGIDQSRSIKRHFHISMAAGMNPSSKTTSILLRMNRSPIPTMETKPWNMDVAVNVNLPSRLADPSELLSDAYQRELEQQIEVYVRRHGESDYHRWIMLEEPRWESSVLQRLLSLSDTQEVIDEVMNSELSKSEESGTPEDRNIIDLIRKQKQILKEARKIWQRSYDSLRVQDIKAKLSSLIKRSESVRKDLEKDSASVSKSEKSDALRKYCALLQQLIDQRLDEAVRSSRRSLSSKERLDIAKSLESSKESLRKILQQQHRSPSKVDSSNSPPSSVQIDSSSVSESDSEEIKESKKPEQKDKSQQQQQPSQQSQDTVSSNQPSKVSSSSSLSKSVSELLQKQKDVVQDISRSKESEGLKSVDEKKIKEALLLAKEVTEKIRQENSGPSPQNIERERQRLMKSVIQQQQIMKCLEQRVKKPQTASGKSEDQIKEIQRIMQEIKQENNRLSKIAATSSQQKREKEEATIRYSQSEQDTLGRLRQVQMSQIIATQRLAVEEQGSKTDQSKQIQQIREVMNTLGQTEIQIMSIVSQKSVAEHPVDVVRKLVEVSHMQHSLLGLVAECARDELVRSVSRSEAKDSEIETLKKRAESKQVDCLQMLRSIMTSRSLKRTVSSLSGSERQSLKRLHGEVEDIRSKQIEIEKSVRKIDQDKEKSAMKPDSATIKDLVSKSKAVQDKVQKIESDIRSLKLHQKVADTTIEPQQRIEVQKNIVEKIKKMIPDSSMSSQEKESAKVSVTSQLSKLEEVKRKLQELKREESQEKAASPNQSSRQIQSPVTSPPSSRIQNLEPSARGELRAETGREVCISMKAEYGLEGEKKKLFDVQILGTPSLEQILWERSQRSPLERSSITKRYLERKHNGSEEVTSDYLRLRLEMNMIRHLHVRAHWEKNELPRLLEEYVWRTHEAFKAMMYGQMYTEYPHSFRPKDRLEILLDLRRNNRQYDTELKLPEESNFIRGMWMPYFGPFMFESVQSIRDGVHRSLPESTSSITSRLPGQCEMKHSQIRTMDGKEYSIPDTKECEVVMAMDCSSSKHFAIKTKMDSSDSTKRVVEVQIEGKKLEIVPMNSSLVVRVDGHIRQVPEESSITISQSTGIPSTIKVSRSQRIVSVLASQKGVRVSSDGRKVSLKISPFYYSQICGLCGNFDGKQGNEFQSPSRTDRSDSSCLVLDYLVPDSKCDSQSIRKECQQPHTSSSGCQLESKTIRRTRLHKGESQLCLSQEPVKSCPSQCKPVDPKSTPVRMACFPHDSAKAKELERDSFKRPLDLKAQQADYTEYVQVPRSCGEM from the exons ATGTTGCTTCTGCTTGCGGTCTCAACAGCCCTGGTGGCGGCAG ccGCCCAGACTCCCAGTCaag CCTATGAAAGCAATAAAGAGTACCTGTATGAGTATGAAACACAAGCACTTACCGGAATACCTATGGGGAGCACGATTTATTCCGGAATGAAAATGAAGTCCGACGTCAGGATCCAGTTCCGGTCCCGCTCGTCCGCTACCTTGAAG ATGGACAAGTTGACCTTTGCAAAGATCAACGACCCTATAGAGTCGGTGGACCCGACCCAGCAGCAGGTGCCCGCGGAGATGTTCCAGCCCCTGACGGGGAGGGACGCTGAGCAGATGCTGACGGACCTGTCCAGACCTATCAACTTCAG GTACGTCCGCGGCAACGTTCGGGATATCCACCACGAAGCAGACGATCCGGAATGGTCCGTCAACGTTAAGAAAGGTCTGCTCAGTATGCTGGAGATGAACCTTGAGAAGAGGAAGGAACTCAGAAAAAGCGGCGCCATTCCGCAAGTTCTCCGTCCGCAGTCTTCCGACGAAGGTTCTATGTTCACAGTCATGGAG CCCAGCATCGTCGGGGAGTGTGAAACACTGTACAGAATCAGTCCTTGGACATCCACCAGTGGTAATCCATGGATGCATATCACAAAAGTCCGGAATTACCAACACTGTCTGGACAGGCCAAAGTACTTCGCCTCTATGTTCCATTTACGACAGTGCGCCGAATGTGTCAGGGAGCGG TCGGAACCGCTGAGATCCGCCTCACAGATCAGATACACCCTCCGTGGAAACATGCGACAGTTCCAGATCCAAAGCGCCATTGCAGAGAGCCAACACGTGTTCACACCGTACTCCGCCAAAGGAGGACATGTTGCTACCTATCTCAA TCAGACCCTGAATTTAGTCAAAGAGGAGGATGTGAAGACCAGTCTCTCAGAGCCGCAAAGCCTAACAAAAGTCAAGTCTGGATTGCAGTACAGCTCCCGCGAGCTTGAGCTGAGAGACTCCTCCAGCATCTTGCAGCAGTCCAGTAACAGCCTGTCCACGGACAAGTCGTCTCCAGAATCGCCACAACATTCATCATCATCCAATCATCATCCATCACCCCAGCCTCCCAGTCCGCAGCCAAAAACAACGAGCAATCAGGCGGCGGATAGG ATTAGAAAGTTGTTGAAAATGTTGGAGGTGTTTATGAAACCAACCATACAACCCGAAGCAGGTCCTCTCTTGATGTCACTATTAGAGGAGATCCGAACGGCTGATTCTGAGAGCCTAAGAGCAGTATATCGAGAAATGTTCCAAACGGCGAAAACAGACAGCAAACAGTT CAAGATGCTGATGGACATCCTTCCATCTGCCGGAACTACTCCTGCTACAGAAGTCCTGGTGGACTCCATCCTCAACGACCAGCTCCCACAGTCCGAGGCTGTCGTGGCTCTGGGCATTCTGTCTCTCTCTGCCAGACCAGATGTTCTGATTGCCAAGAAACTTCTG gaTCTGACAAGAAGCAGCCAAGTTATAAAGGACAGATATCTAAAAAGAGCTGCTTTCTTATGCTTGGGATCAGTAGCTGGAATGCTGAGAGAAGAAGGATGGAGAAGATCTCGTGAAATTTCACGCCAAGAGGAAATTGTCAAAACACTGATTTCCCAGGAATCGCGGTCACAGACTAGGAAtgaattaaaatcaaagaaaagaGAGTTAGAAGACTTGAAGAAGCGAGAACATAGTATCaacacaaaaataaagcagGAAATTGTGAAG GAATTACAAATGTTGATGAGGTCTACTGTTTTTGACGACAAAATACTGAGCTTCAAGACAATTGGTAACGCTGGACTTTGGGAAATGATCCCAACCATTAGGACATATATACAGGATAAATCTCAGCCGCAGATGCTCAGAACCCAAGCTATTTACAGCTTGCGAAAACTTGCCCGTCATTACCCAGACGAT ATTCAGACAACATTGCTGCCTCTttatttcgaccaatcagagaAGGAGGAGGTGCGGATTGGTTCTTACCTCGTGATGACGTTCACCGAGCCCTCCCGCCAGCTTCTGGAGATGGTGGCTCAGTCCCTCCACAGGGAGAGGAATCCCCACGTCGGAACATTCGTCTACACACATCTAGAACAAATGTCCAACAGTACTTACCCGTGCCTCATGTCCTG GGCAAAGAACGCTAGCTTTGCTATGAGATTTGCCAAGAAGTTTAGCCCCATGTATCATTACTCGAGGTTCATGCATCTTTCTGGATTTAATG AAATGCACAAGATGGGAGCAGCAGCCGAACTTGGTCTTGTTACCACCCCGGAAGAATTCATCCCACGTGCTGGTGCCGTTAATCTCCACACTTATGTTTTTGGACGTTCTGTAAACTTTGCAGAG ATAGGATTCAATACAGAGGGGCTACAAACACTGGTGTCTAAACTGGTGGGTCCTCTCGGTGAACTAACAAAGGGCAAGTCACTCGTAGACGTTCTGAAACAGCGAGTAAGACGAAGCGCTGAATCCTCGCAACCTTCCGATCCTATAAGTCAGATCCACAAACAG TTGAAGGTGTCTCCAAGGACAAGTCCTACACCAAAAGGtcacatgtacatgaaaatgaTGGGCAATGAACTCCAGTATATAACTCTTGATGGTACTTTGGTGGACACCCTACTTAGAGAAG GAAAGCTGTTGTCAGGTGTTTCAGAACAAGATTTGAAGACTGGACTAAACGTTGAGGTACATAGGTCAACGATGCCACTTGATGCTGAAATAATGATTCCTTCCGAGTGTGGCCTTCCCCTGCGTCTAAAACTCCATGGAACCGCTGCTATCAAAGTAACGGGCAAAGTGGGAGTAACAGGAATGCCATCAATCTTTGAAATCAATCGTCCTGGAAAACAAGCAAAGGAACTCAGCTTTAATTTTGAGCTCAGACCAAG TGTTTTGTTTCAACTACGAGGAGAAATGGAAATGGATGCGGAGTACTTCAAAATGGGAGTTGCTTTGAAAACAATGGCGCATATGGAAACTCCACTTTCTCTTACCGCATCAGCCAATTTACCTAAGGCTAAATTTTACACGAAATTCAATGTTGAAAAACTC AGTGAGAAAATTGCCAGGCTGGAAGTTTCCCCATACACATATTTCAAAGAAGATCCATCAGAAATAACCAAATATCCTTTGCCAAGAGAAACGCAAGAAATCAGTGTAGCGAAAAATGCAAAGGTTTTCCCG atgtcAATGGCTTATGGAAAACAAACTTTAGGACTTGAAATCAAACTAAGCGGGCAAGCTGTCGTTCGTGACTTTGAAATGGACGTTCCATACTATCCTATGATCGGGAAGCAAGAAATGATCGTCACTCTTTCTCCTGGAactgatcctcagaaatatgTTGAGATTCAGTTTCAGTTAATGAAACGTATGTCGCAATCCAAACAACAACCAACCTCCGAGGAGAGTTCTAGTTCGACCGGTTTATTATCATGGGTCTCTAGTTTGATTGGAAGCGATCAATCCGACCAGAGCTCACCCTCCTCTTCATCATCTTCCTCTACTTCTCCCCCAAAAGACATCCGAtcaaaggatacatctttaaaGGATCTTCTAGAACATCTAAAAGAGTCGCAGTCTGTTCATCCCGATGGATCTGTAGTCACGCGAAACAACAGCATGGGATTAATTTTCAATGTCATCGGGATTGACCAATCTAGGTCCATTAAACGACACTTTCACATCAGCATGGCCGCTGGTATGAACCCTAGCTCAAAGACCACATCCATTCTTCTCCGGATGAATAGATCCCCTATTCCGACGATGGAAACTAAACCATGGAAT ATGGACGTTGCTGTCAACGTTAACTTACCAAGCAGACTCGCTGACCCGTCAGAATTGTTGTCAGACGCTTATCAAAGAGAGCTTGAGCAGCAAATAGAAGTTTACGTGAGAAGACATGGAGAATCCGACTACCACAGGTGGATTATGCTTGAAGAACCACGCTGGGAATCCTCTGTTCTTCAGAGACTTCTAAGCTTATCTGACACTCAGGAGGTCATCGATGAGGTCATGAACTCTGAACTTTCCAAATCCGAAGAGTCGGGAACCCCAGAGGACAGGAACATTATTGATCTCattagaaaacaaaaacaaattcttaAAGAAGCACGAAAGATTTGGCAAAGATCTTATGATTCCTTACGAGTGCAggatataaaagcaaagttATCTTCCCTGATCAAAAGGTCAGAGAGTGTCAGGAAAGATCTAGAGAAGGATTCAGCATCAGTTTCAAAAAGTGAAAAATCAGACGCACTTCGCAAATATTGTGCACTACTTCAACAACTGATTGACCAAAGATTGGACGAAGCTGTTCGTTCTTCAAGAAGGTCACTTTCATCAAAGGAAAGACTAGATATTGCAAAATCATTAGAGTCTAGCAAGGAATCTTTGAGAAAGATTTTACAACAGCAGCATCGTTCTCCTTCCAAAGTAGATTCGTCTAATTCACCACCTAGCTCTGTTCAAATCGATTCTTCATCGGTCAGTGAAAGTGATTCTGAAGAAATTAAAGAATCTAAGAAACCAGAACAAAAAGATAAATCACAGCAACAACAACAGCCTTCTCAACAGTCCCAGGACACCGTGTCTAGCAATCAGCCTTCCAAAGTGTCTAGTAGTTCGTCTTTGTCAAAGTCTGTGTCAGAACTTTTGCAAAAACAGAAAGATGTGGTTCAGGATATTTCCAGGTCAAAGGAATCAGAGGGATTGAAATCTGTtgatgagaaaaaaatcaaggaGGCACTTCTTTTAGCAAAAGAAGTTACTGAAAAGATTCGTCAAGAAAATTCTGGCCCATCTCCTCAAAATATCGAGAGGGAAAGACAAAGACTCATGAAATCCGTCATTCAACAACAGCAAATAATGAAATGTTTGGAGCAGCGGGTAAAGAAACCACAAACCGCCTCCGGCAAATCTGAAGACCAAATAAAAGAAATTCAGAGAATTATGCAAGAAATTAAACAGGAAAATAACAGATTGTCGAAAATAGCAGCTACGTCTTCTCAACAAAAGAGAGAAAAGGAAGAAGCAACGATAAGATATTCTCAGAGTGAACAGGATACACTGGGTCGTCTGAGACAAGTTCAGATGTCACAAATAATTGCTACACAGCGATTAGCAGTAGAGGAACAAGGATCAAAGACAGACCAGTCCAAACAGATTCAACAAATAAGAGAAGTCATGAATACTCTTGGTCAAACGGAGATCCAAATAATGTCGATTGTTTCTCAAAAGAGTGTAGCAGAACACCCTGTCGATGTTGTTAGAAAACTTGTGGAAGTTTCACATATGCAGCATAGTTTACTGGGTTTAGTTGCAGAATGTGCTAGAGATGAATTGGTCAGGTCTGTTTCTAGATCCGAGGCAAAGGACTCCGAAATAGAAACTTTGAAAAAGAGGGCAGAATCAAAACAGGTTGATTGTCTGCAAATGTTGAGATCAATAATGACATCCAGGTCATTGAAACGAACTGTTTCTAGTCTTAGTGGATCTGAACGACAGTCGCTGAAAAGGCTTCACGGCGAGGTAGAGGATATTCGATCAAAGCAGATTGAAATAGAAAAGAGTGTAAGAAAAATTGACCAAGACAAAGAAAAATCTGCCATGAAACCAGATTCAGCGACGATTAAAGATCTTGTTTCAAAATCCAAAGCTGTCCAAGATAAAGTACAGAAAATTGAAAGTGATATAAGATCACTAAAACTGCATCAAAAGGTAGCAGACACTACTATAGAACCCCAACAAAGAATAGAAGTCCAAAAGAATATTGTCGAGAAGATCAAAAAGATGATCCCTGATTCATCAATGAGTTCACAAGAAAAGGAGTCTGCCAAGGTCTCAGTGACAAGTCAGTTAAGTAAACTAGAGGAAGTGAAAAGAAAGCTCCAAGAACTTAAAAGAGAAGAGTCTCAGGAAAAAGCAGCAAGCCCTAACCAAAGTTCTCGGCAAATTCAATCCCCTGTTACAAGTCCACCTAGCAGTAGGATACAAAATCTAGAGCCATCCGCTCGAGGTGAGCTTCGGGCTGAGACTGGCAGGGAAGTCTGTATATCTATGAAAGCAGAATATGGATTGGAAGGCGAAAAGAAGAAATTATTCGATGTTCAG ATACTCGGAACACCATCTTTGGAGCAAATATTGTGGGAAAGATCACAGAGATCGCCTTTAGAGAGAAGCAGCATCACCAAAAGGTATCTCGAGAGGAAACACAATGGTTCCGAAGAAGTAACCTCAGATTATCTAAGACTCCGTCTGGAAATGAATATGATACGGCATTTACATGTCCGTGCTCATTGGGAAAAG AACGAATTACCTCGTTTGCTTGAGGAGTATGTCTGGCGAACCCATGAAGCCTTCAAAGCTATGATGTATGGACAGATGTACACAGAGTATCCACACTCATTCCGTCCCAAAGACAGACTAGAAATTCTACTTGACCTCAGGAGAAACAACAGACAA TATGACACCGAATTAAAACTTCCGGAAGAATCCAATTTCATCAGAGGAATGTGGATGCCGTACTTTGGGCCATTCATGTTCGAGTCCGTTCAGAGTATAAGGGATGGAGTCCACCGTTCTCTCCCGGAATCAACGTCGAGCATAACCAGTCGTCTGCCAG GACAATGCGAGATGAAACACTCCCAAATTCGAACGATGGACGGAAAGGAATACAGCATTCCAGACACGAAGGAGTGTGAAGTCGTAATGGCTATGGACTGCTCCTCCTCAAAGCACTTCGCCATTAAAACTAAGATGGATTCCTCCGACTCCACCAAACGA GTAGTGGAAGTACAGATTGAAGGCAAGAAGTTGGAGATAGTTCCCATGAATTCTTCACTAGTTGTAAGAGTTGATGGTCATATACGACAAGTTCCAGAGGAGTCTTCTATCACTATCAGCCAGTCCACTGG TATCCCATCAACTATTAAAGTCAGTCGGAGTCAAAGAATTGTTTCCGTCTTAGCCTCACAGAAGGGTGTTCGTGTGTCTTCTGATGGACGTAAAGTATCTCTCAAG ATATCCCCATTCTACTACTCTCAAATTTGTGGTTTGTGTGGAAACTTCGACGGCAAACAAGGAAACGAGTTCCAGAGTCCTAGTAGGACCGATCGCTCCGACTCCAGCTGTCTCGTCCTTGATTACCTCGTTCCAGATAGCAAATGTGACTCACAAAGTATCAGAAAGGAGTGCCAACAACCACATACTTCCTCGT CTGGATGCCAGCTGGAAAGCAAAACCATTAGAAGAACCCGTCTACACAAAGGAGAATCCCAGCTCTGTCTCTCCCAGGAACCCGTGAAGAGCTGTCCGAGTCAGTGTAAACCAGTGGACCCAAAGTCTACCCCCGTCCGTATGGCTTGTTTCCCTCATGACAGCGCTAAAGCAAAGGAGCTAGAGAGAGATAGCTTCAAGCGCCCTCTTGATCTTAAGGCCCAGCAAGCAGACTATACCGAGTATGTCCAGGTTCCAAGGAGCTGTGGAGAAATGTAA